The following proteins are encoded in a genomic region of Sneathiella marina:
- a CDS encoding pyridoxamine 5'-phosphate oxidase family protein has protein sequence MTDHTVTTVDALYEIYKQPNEKVQRKVLSALDSHCRDFISNCPFLVIGTHGIDGGTDTSPRGDAPGFIDVLDDTTLLLPDRPGNNRLDTLRNIVVNPAVGLLFMIPGLRETLRINGKAAISTDPQLLARGVAQGKTPVTTLKIDVTEAYLHCGKALIRSRLWDPAARLDVNALPSPAKIYADQIGGLNTAEMQQVLDTSYTETLY, from the coding sequence GATCTACAAGCAGCCGAACGAGAAGGTGCAGCGCAAGGTGTTGAGCGCACTGGATAGCCATTGCCGGGATTTTATTAGCAATTGCCCGTTTCTGGTGATCGGCACCCATGGCATTGATGGCGGCACGGATACCTCGCCGCGCGGGGATGCGCCGGGCTTTATCGATGTTCTGGATGATACCACCTTGCTGTTGCCGGACCGGCCGGGCAATAACCGGCTCGATACCCTGCGCAATATTGTTGTTAATCCGGCGGTCGGGCTATTGTTCATGATCCCGGGCCTGCGCGAAACCCTGCGCATTAACGGCAAGGCCGCAATCTCGACCGATCCGCAGCTGCTGGCCCGGGGCGTGGCCCAGGGCAAGACACCGGTGACCACCCTCAAAATCGACGTGACCGAAGCCTATTTGCATTGCGGCAAGGCGCTTATTCGCTCCCGTTTATGGGATCCGGCGGCGCGCCTCGACGTGAACGCGCTGCCCTCACCCGCGAAAATATACGCCGACCAGATCGGCGGCCTCAATACGGCTGAAATGCAGCAGGTCCTCGATACATCCTATACGGAAACCCTGTATTAG
- a CDS encoding cytochrome b/b6 domain-containing protein produces MFYDRFTRLLHVFLAAGIVAQLLVSEWMHHPRPEKPGNFLYDLHEYLGLTLLGLLILHWLWSFVRGGVVPMAQLFPWFSGDRRRALLADIRHYANHMRKLKLPDASEPSPLAGAIQGVGLVVASIMALTGSLIYFNVGDNWSFAPWLDFVKEIHEFLGPVMWGYLAVHASAAIVHQLFGHKLITDMFNLRRKSSTD; encoded by the coding sequence ATGTTTTACGATCGCTTCACCCGGTTGCTGCATGTTTTTTTGGCAGCGGGAATAGTGGCCCAGCTGTTGGTCAGCGAATGGATGCATCACCCGCGACCAGAGAAACCGGGAAATTTTCTGTATGACCTGCATGAATATCTCGGTCTGACGCTGCTTGGCCTGTTGATCCTGCATTGGCTCTGGTCATTTGTCAGAGGCGGCGTTGTCCCGATGGCGCAGCTGTTTCCCTGGTTCTCCGGCGATCGGCGGCGCGCCCTGCTGGCGGATATCCGCCATTATGCCAATCATATGCGCAAGCTGAAACTCCCCGATGCGTCAGAGCCAAGCCCTCTGGCCGGCGCCATTCAGGGTGTCGGCCTGGTCGTTGCCAGTATCATGGCCCTGACCGGCAGCTTGATTTACTTCAATGTGGGCGACAACTGGTCCTTTGCCCCCTGGCTGGATTTCGTAAAGGAAATCCACGAGTTCCTCGGTCCCGTCATGTGGGGATATCTGGCGGTTCATGCGAGCGCCGCCATTGTCCATCAGCTGTTCGGCCACAAGCTGATAACCGATATGTTCAACCTCCGCCGCAAGAGCAGCACCGATTGA